A genomic stretch from Falco biarmicus isolate bFalBia1 chromosome 17, bFalBia1.pri, whole genome shotgun sequence includes:
- the RUNDC1 gene encoding RUN domain-containing protein 1, whose protein sequence is MEAEGGPLGPGERWAPVGAVSAAVTAEEEEEDEEAAAGGSPQSVPRLRAERRRLHGALLALASHFAQVQFRLRQVARAGPAEQQRLLRDLEDFAFRGCPAPLAPGLGGAPSEQEKREQIEVQKEKQRELILQLKTQLDDLETFAYQEGSYDSLPQSVVMERQRMIINELIKKLDMDLSEDIATLSPEELRQRVDAAIAQIVNPARVKEQLVEQLKTQIRDLEMFINFIQDEVGSSGKVEDGHCECAGRKDGGGSCKPNTRPSGNRVNPEDARKMRETGLHLMRRMLAVLQIFAVSQFGCATDQIPRTLWQKDQANKDYSPLIKKLELSVERVRQLALKHQQEDHVISSSDLQDVPLGGRDELTLAVRKELTIALRDLMAHGLYASSQGMSLVLAPIACLIPAFTSSPQTMHPWELFVKYYNAKNGQAFVESPAHKLSQSFALPVTGGVAVTPKQSLLTAIHTVLTEHDPFKRSADSELKALVCMALNEQRLVSWVNLICKSGALVQSHYQPWSYMANTGFESALNVLSRLSNLKFNLPVDLAVRQLKNIKDAF, encoded by the exons ATGGAGGCGGAGGGCGGCCCGCTGGGCCCGGGGGAGCGCTGGGCGCCGGTGGGCGCCGTGTCGGCGGCGGTGACggccgaggaggaggaggaggacgaggaggcggcggcgggcgggtcGCCGCAGTCGGTGCCGCGGTTGCGGGCTGAGCGGCGGCGGCTGCACGGGGCGCTGCTGGCGCTGGCTTCGCACTTCGCGCAGGTGCAGTTCCGGCTGCGGCAGGTGGCCCGGGCCGGCCCGGCCGAGCAGCAGCGCCTGCTCCGCGACCTGGAGGACTTCGCCTTCCGCGGCTGCCCCGCACCGCTAGCGCCCGGCCTAGGGGGTGCCCCG agtgaGCAAGAGAAGCGGGAGCAAATTGAGGTGCAGAAGGAGAAACAGAGAGAGCTGATCCTGCAGCTGAAGACACAGCTGGATGACCTGGAGACATTTGCTTACCAAGAGGGCAGCTATGATTCCCTGCCACAGTCTGTGGTTATGGAAAGACAACGG ATGATTATAAATGAGTTGATAAAGAAGCTGGACATGGACTTAAGTGAAGATATTGCAACGCTCTCACCAGAGGAATTGCGGCAGCGTGTGGATGCTGCCATAGCACAGATCGTTAATCCAGCCAGGGTGAAGGAACAGCTGGTGGAACAACTGAAGACACAGATAAGGGACCTCGAAATGTTCATCAACTTCATTCAGG ATGAAGTTGGAAGCTCGGGTAAGGTGGAAGATGGACACTGTGAATGTGCAGGCAGAAAAGATGGTGGTGGTTCCTGCAAACCAAATACACGGCCTTCTGGAAACAGAG TGAACccagaagatgccagaaagatGCGAGAGACAGGCCTGCACCTCATGCGTCGCATGCTGGCCGTGCTACAAATATTTGCTGTCAGTCAGTTTGGTTGTGCTACTGATCAGATTCCTCGGACCCTCTGGCAGAAGGACCAAGCCAACAAGGACTATTCCCCCTTAATTAAGAAACTGGAGTTGTCAGTAGAGCGGGTGAGGCAGCTGGCTCTGAAACACCAGCAGGAAGACCACGTTATCAGTTCCTCTGACCTGCAGGACGTTCCCTTAGGAGGCAGAGATGAGCTGACTCTAGCTGTGCGGAAGGAGTTGACCATAGCTTTGCGGGACCTGATGGCTCACGGGCTCTACGCCTCTTCTCAAGGAATGAGCCTGGTCTTGGCACCCATTGCGTGCTTGATTCCTGCGTTCACCTCATCGCCGCAGACCATGCACCCCTGGGAGCTCTTTGTGAAGTACTACAATGCTAAGAACGGACAAGCCTTTGTAGAATCCCCGGCTCACAAGCTCTCCCAGTCCTTTGCCTTGCCTGTGACGGGAGGAGTGGCCGTTACCCCCAAGCAGAGCCTGCTGACAGCGATTCACACTGTCCTGACGGAACATGACCCCTTCAAGCGCAGTGCAGACTCTGAACTGAAAGCTCTGGTGTGTATGGCGCTGAACGAGCAGCGCCTGGTCTCCTGGGTCAATCTGATCTGCAAATCTGGAGCTCTGGTACAGTCCCACTACCAGCCATGGAGCTACATGGCAAACACAGGCTTTGAGAGCGCGCTCAATGTTCTCAGTCGCCTCAGCAACTTGAAATTCAACCTCCCGGTTGACCTGGCTGTCCGGCAGCTGAAAAACATCAAAGACgctttttga
- the PTGES3L gene encoding putative protein PTGES3L produces the protein MARQPAKTLWYDRPRYVYLEFCVEDSRDVQVVIEEQRLVFSCKNADGVEFYNEIDLYARVNSKDSREKRSDRSITCFMRKWKEKVAWPRITKENIKPAWLSVDFDNWRDWEGDEEVERAMMEQYAELLEKVTDKGPPPAMDDLDDEL, from the exons ATGGCGAG GCAGCCCGCCAAGACGCTGTGGTACGACCGCCCGCGCTACGTCTACCTGGAGTTCTGCGTGGAGGACAGCAGGGACGTCCAGGTCGTCATCGAGGAGCAGCGGCTGGTCTTCAG TTGCAAGAATGCAGACGGCGTGGAGTTCTACAATGAGATCGACCTGTATGCCAGGGTCAACTCCAAG GACTCACGGGAGAAGCGCTCTGACCGCTCCATCACGTGCTTTATGAGGAAGTGGAAGGAGAAAGTGGCCTGGCCACGCATCACCAAGGAGAACATCAAG CCGGCCTGGCTCTCCGTGGACTTTGACAACTGGCGAGACTGGGAAGGGGACGAGGAGGTGGAGAGGGCCATGATGGAGCAGTACGCAGAG CTCCTGGAGAAGGTGACGGACAAAGGCCCCCCGCCAGCCATGGATGACCTGGAT GACGAGCTCTGA
- the AARSD1 gene encoding alanyl-tRNA editing protein Aarsd1, with product MVFQCQRDSWARQFATRVVSCRAAELRPEGGGEPVRGFQVVLEDTILFPEGGGQPDDRGLIGEVPVLRVTRHGAEAVHFVQTALEPGAEVLLSLDWERRFDHMQQHSGQHLITAVAEQMFGFKTTSWELGRQRSVIELDTPSMTAEQIETLERSVNEKIRERVPVVVRELAADDPEIETVRSRGLPDDHVGPVRVVDIEGIDSNMCCGTHVSNLSDLQVIKLLGTEKGKKNKTNLVFLTGNRVLKSIEQSHSTEKALTSLLKNGPGEHIEAVKRLQSSVKLLQKNNLNLLRDIAVLIARDFKSKPVRSQLFVLHRKEGDSEFMNIIANEIGTEETLLFLTVGDEKEAGLFLLAGPVEAVENLGPRVAELLGGKGAGKRGRFQGKATKMSRRGEVQALLQEFVSHRSPEASTAVPSNMLLQKGI from the exons ATGGTGTTCCAGTGCCAGCGGGACAGCTGGGCCCGACAG TTCGCCACCCGGGTGGTGTCGTGCCGGGCGGCGGAGCTGCGGCCCGAGGGCGGCGGGGAGCCGGTGCGCGGTTTCCAGGTGGTGCTGGAGGACACCATCCTCTTCCCCGAGGGCGGCGGGCAg CCGGATGACCGCGGCCTCATCGGCGAGGTGCCGGTTCTGCGTGTGACCCGGCATGGCGCCGAGGCCGTCCACTTCGTGCAGACGGCGCTGGAGCCGGGCGCTGAGGTGCTGCTGTCGCTGGACTGGGAGCGCCGCTTCGACCACATGCAGCAGCACTCAG GACAGCATCTCATCACTGCCGTCGCCGAACAGATGTTTGGATTCAAAACGACTTCATG ggagctgggccGTCAGCGAAGTGTCATTGAGCTGGACACCCCCTCCATGACAGCAGAGCAAATAGAGACCCTGGAGAGGAGCGTGAATGAGAAAATCCGGGAGAGGGTGCCGGTGGTGGTGAGGGAACTGGCTGCAGATGACCCTGAAATTGAAACA GTGAGAAGCCGTGGTTTGCCCGATGACCACGTGGGGCCAGTGCGAGTTGTTGACATTGAAGGCATCGACTCCAACATGTGCTGTGGGACCCACGTCTCCAACCTGAGTGACTTGCAg gttaTTAAACTCCTTGgcacagaaaaagggaaaaagaacaaaaccaacttGGTTTTCCTGACAGGAAACAGAGTGCTGAAGTCAATCGAACAAAGTCACAGCACTGAGAAGGCTCTAACCTCACTGCTCAA AAACGGACCAGGTGAGCACATAGAGGCTGTGAAGAGACTGCAGAGTTCTGTGAAACTGCTTCAGAAG aataacttGAACCTGCTTAGAGATATTGCTGTTTTGATAGCCCGGGACTTCAAGAGCAAACCTGTTCGAAGTCAGCTGTTTGTGTTACACAG GAAAGAGGGTGACTCTGAATTTATGAACATCATCGCTAATGAGATTGGGACAGAG GAGACCCTGCTGTTCCTGACTGTGGGAGATGAAAAAGAAGCAGGACTCTTTCTTCTAGCTGGACCTGTTGAAGCAGTTGAGAATTTAGGTCCCAG ggtggcagagctgctgggaggcaAAGGAGCTGGGAAGCGAGGCCGCTTTCAGGGCAAGGCGACCAAGATGAGTCGGCGAGGAGAAGTGCAAGCTCTGCTCCAGGAATTTGTCAGCCACCGAAGCCCTGAAGC CTCCACTGCGGTACCATCGAATATGTTGCTGCAAAAGGGAATCTGA
- the G6PC1 gene encoding glucose-6-phosphatase catalytic subunit 1, producing METTMNHLHDTGIQATRWLQERFQGSQDWFLFISFAADLRNAFFVLFPIWFHLSELVGIRLIWVAVIGDWLNLVFKWILFGERPYWWVHETDYYSNTSAPEIQQFPLTCETGPGSPSGHAMGAAGVYYVMVTALLSTAMGKKQSRTLKYWVLWTVLWTGFWAVQVCVCLSRVFIAAHFPHQVIAGVISGMAVAKTFQHIRYIYHASLRQYLGITFFLFSFALGFYLLLRVLGVDLLWTLEKAQRWCTHPEWVHIDTTPFASLLRNLGILFGLGLALNSHMYLESCRGKQGQQLPFRLGCIAASLLVLHFFDAFKPPSHMQLLFYILSFCKSAAVPLATVGLIPYCISQLLAVQHKKGV from the exons ATGGAGACCACCATGAACCACCTGCACGACACGGGCATCCAGGCAACGCGCTGGCTGCAGGAGCGCTTCCAGGGCTCCCAGGACTGGTTCCTCTTCATCTCCTTCGCCGCTGACCTCAGGAATGCTTTCTTCGTCCTCTTCCCTATCTGGTTCCACCTCAGCGAGCTGGTGGGCATCAGGCTGATCTGGGTGGCCGTGATCGGTGACTGGCTCAATCTCGTCTTCAAGTG gATCCTCTTTGGGGAGAGACCGTACTGGTGGGTCCACGAGACCGACTATTACAGCAACACCTCTGCCCCAGAGATCCAGCAGTTCCCACTCACCTGCGAGACCGGCCCCG GGAGCCCCTCTGGCCACGCCATGGGCGCAGCAGGCGTGTACTATGTCATGGTGACAGCCCTCCTCTCCACTGCCATGGGGAAGAAGCAGTCGAGGACACTCAAATACTG GGTGCTGTGGACGGTGCTTTGGACGGGGTTCTGGGCAGTTCAGGTCTGTGTCTGCCTGTCCCGGGTCTTCATTGCTGCCCACTTCCCCCATCAGGTCATCGCGGGGGTCATCTCAG GGATGGCCGTGGCCAAGACCTTCCAGCACATCCGCTACATCTACCACGCCAGCCTCCGCCAGTACCTGGGCATcaccttcttcctcttcagcttCGCCCTGGGCTTCTACCTGCTGCTGCGGGTGCTCGGCGTGGACCTGCTCTGGACTCTGGAGAAGGCGCAGAGGTGGTGCACCCACCCCGAGTGGGTCCACATCGACACCACCCCCTTTGCCAGCCTCCTCCGTAACCTGGGCATCCTCtttgggctggggctggccctCAACTCCCACATGTACCTGGAGAGCTGCCGGGGgaagcagggccagcagctgcccttcCGCCTGGGCTGCATTGCCGCCTCCCTCCTGGTCCTACACTTCTTCGATGCCTTCAAGCCACCCTCCCACATGCAGCTGCTCTTCTACATCCTCTCCTTCTGCAAGAGCGCAGCCGTGCCACTGGCCACCGTCGGCCTCATCCCCTACTGCATCTCGCAGCTCCTGGCCGTGCAGCACAAGAAGGGTGTCTAG